In Pseudomonas grandcourensis, the DNA window CAGTACCACTTTGGCGCCTTCGCGGGCCAGCAGCAGGGCGTCTTCGCGTCCGATGCCGCTGGCGGCGCCGGTGATGATGCAGACTTTGCCTTCTACACGTTGCATTGTTGTTCTCCTGATCGTGCGGTTTGAAGTGCGAATTGGTCGGCCACGTGGGCGGCAGCCCGGCGACCGGAATAAATGCAGTCGGCCAGGGACAGGCCGGAGACATACAGGTTGGAAGCGACCCCGACCGCATTGCGGCCGGCGCTGTAGAGACCGTTTATTGGCTGGCCGGCGTGGTCCAGCACCCGACCGCTGTCCTCGCAGACCTTCAGCCCGCCCAGGGTGATGACCGGGCAGGGGAAGAGTTTGCTGTCGAAAGACAGGTCGAGGGCGTACCACGGGCCTTGGTCGAGGTTGGCGAGCATCGCGGCGGACTTGCCGAACTCGTCGGCGACCTCACCCCGTGCAGCGCGGGAATAGCGTTCGACGCTCTGGCGCAGCAGCTCCGGTGGCAGGTTGCAGCGTTTGGCCAACCCGGCCAGGCTGTTGCTGCGCTTGGCGTTGAACAGCAAGTTGAGCAGCACCGGCAGGCGCTGGAAATTCCACACCTTGCCGGGGCCGACCTGACTGATTGCTTCTCGAACCAGCGCCCGATTGAGAATCAGAATGGCGCGGCCGTCCTGTTCTTCGACCATGGCGTGGCCGAGGGTCGCGCCGTAGATTTCTTCGTTGGCGTAACGTTGCCCGCGAGCATTGACGATCAGTCCGCGAGCCCAGGCCAGTGGCGGGTTGATGAAACGCCAGGCGCTGACCTTGTCCATCCGCGCCACGCTGCCACCGGCGCTCTGGCCCAGGGCGATGCCGCTGCCATTGCACCCGGTGGCGCCCAGCGGCAGACCGGCCAGGTACTGCGGCGCGTGTTGGTGCACCAGATCGCGATTGAAGATAAAACC includes these proteins:
- a CDS encoding FAD-binding protein gives rise to the protein MDSLNRLTALRVNSADQLPWDDRCDLLIVGFGGAGACAAIEASTRGLSVLALDRFEGGGATALSGGVVYAGGGTPYQHQAGYEDTSEAMFNYLRHEVGEAVSHETLRNFCDGSREQLAWLEQQGAAFEASVPPHKTSYPSDQYYLYYSGNEAVPAYAASARPAPRGHRTKGPGMSGASLFAPLKASALRHGARLRSQCEVRRLVLDLDDKVIGVEAWQLPSGSRAAKQHARLSRWAAAIHMYAPALADRLRARQRRIEQTSAIRQLIRAEQAVLLSSGGFIFNRDLVHQHAPQYLAGLPLGATGCNGSGIALGQSAGGSVARMDKVSAWRFINPPLAWARGLIVNARGQRYANEEIYGATLGHAMVEEQDGRAILILNRALVREAISQVGPGKVWNFQRLPVLLNLLFNAKRSNSLAGLAKRCNLPPELLRQSVERYSRAARGEVADEFGKSAAMLANLDQGPWYALDLSFDSKLFPCPVITLGGLKVCEDSGRVLDHAGQPINGLYSAGRNAVGVASNLYVSGLSLADCIYSGRRAAAHVADQFALQTARSGEQQCNV